A genomic window from Rhizobiaceae bacterium includes:
- a CDS encoding NAD(P)H-dependent oxidoreductase → MTEKQPLILGIGGTPRAGSSSERALAVSLAAAREEGAKVMMLSGPQLVLPMYLPEASERADEAKRLIDAFRLCNGIIVSSPAYHGSISGLVKNALDYTEDLRNDPRPYFDGIAVGCIACAGGWQAAGQTLAAIRSIAHALRGWPTPLGAMLNTSTKLFDDHGNCLDLSAKFQLETVGRQVVQFARMSTVSAREKSHVLV, encoded by the coding sequence GTGACTGAGAAGCAACCTCTAATTCTTGGCATTGGCGGGACCCCGCGCGCAGGGTCGTCGTCTGAACGCGCGCTCGCCGTCAGCCTCGCGGCTGCGCGGGAGGAAGGTGCGAAAGTGATGATGCTGAGCGGCCCCCAGCTCGTATTGCCAATGTACTTGCCAGAGGCGAGCGAGCGCGCCGACGAAGCAAAACGGCTGATCGATGCGTTCCGCCTTTGCAACGGCATTATAGTCTCTTCGCCGGCCTATCACGGCTCGATCTCCGGGCTGGTCAAGAATGCGCTGGACTATACGGAAGACCTGCGAAACGATCCGCGCCCTTATTTCGACGGGATCGCGGTCGGATGCATCGCCTGCGCGGGCGGCTGGCAGGCGGCCGGCCAGACGCTGGCGGCAATCAGGTCGATCGCACATGCTCTGCGCGGCTGGCCGACACCGCTCGGAGCGATGCTTAACACATCAACCAAATTGTTCGACGATCACGGCAATTGCCTGGACCTTTCCGCCAAGTTTCAGCTGGAGACGGTCGGACGGCAAGTCGTGCAGTTCGCGCGCATGAGCACGGTCTCGGCAAGGGAGAAATCGCATGTCCTGGTCTGA
- a CDS encoding antibiotic biosynthesis monooxygenase yields MLMRITWGRARPGMVGDLERQFHLHPIPAADGMIGNWFAKDIKDSESIYTVTLWRDAEAVAAWENSPARAERARELSKYLIGEYSVSLCEVSDGAGVPLPGKSAGQGRIEGQP; encoded by the coding sequence ATGCTGATGCGCATCACCTGGGGCCGGGCGCGTCCGGGCATGGTAGGTGACCTGGAGCGCCAGTTCCACCTACATCCCATCCCGGCGGCGGACGGCATGATCGGCAACTGGTTCGCCAAGGACATCAAGGACAGCGAGTCCATCTATACGGTCACGCTGTGGCGCGATGCCGAAGCGGTGGCCGCCTGGGAAAATTCACCTGCGCGGGCCGAGCGGGCTCGGGAACTGAGCAAATATCTAATCGGCGAATACTCGGTGTCGTTGTGCGAGGTGTCCGACGGCGCCGGTGTGCCGCTGCCCGGCAAATCCGCGGGTCAAGGTCGCATCGAGGGACAGCCGTGA